A genomic segment from Motilibacter aurantiacus encodes:
- a CDS encoding class I SAM-dependent methyltransferase, with amino-acid sequence MSEFQTLILEDLSSAHNYRAWLAGLAQPYLGDDALEIGSGNGDYAEEWIRSGLPRITVSEADPSRLAMLSERFAGNQRVTVRELQAPVVDTAMHTAVVALNVLEHIEDDTAALRSFAGLVRPGGNLVFIVPAFNFAMSRFDVSIGHYRRYTIRMMNDALTAAGLEPVQVRYVNPVGLVAWLVMMKALRGRPKAGLPLRVYDGAMVPLLRKAEQRFRPPFGQSVFAVARRPLEP; translated from the coding sequence GTGAGTGAGTTTCAGACGCTGATCCTCGAGGACCTGTCCTCAGCCCACAACTACCGGGCCTGGCTGGCTGGCCTGGCGCAGCCCTATCTCGGGGACGATGCTCTCGAGATCGGGTCCGGGAACGGGGATTATGCCGAGGAGTGGATCCGGTCCGGCCTGCCGCGCATCACCGTGTCGGAGGCCGATCCGTCTCGCCTTGCCATGTTGAGCGAGAGGTTCGCGGGCAATCAGCGGGTCACCGTTCGTGAGCTGCAGGCGCCGGTCGTGGATACGGCCATGCACACCGCGGTCGTCGCGCTCAACGTGCTGGAGCACATCGAGGACGACACGGCGGCGCTGCGCAGCTTCGCGGGCCTGGTGAGGCCCGGGGGCAATCTCGTCTTCATCGTCCCGGCCTTCAATTTCGCCATGAGCCGTTTCGACGTGAGCATCGGCCACTACAGGCGCTACACCATCAGGATGATGAACGACGCGCTCACCGCCGCCGGCCTCGAGCCTGTGCAGGTGCGCTACGTCAACCCGGTGGGGCTCGTCGCCTGGCTGGTCATGATGAAGGCGTTGCGCGGCCGGCCGAAGGCGGGCCTGCCACTGCGGGTCTACGACGGCGCGATGGTGCCGCTGCTCCGGAAGGCGGAGCAGCGCTTCCGGCCCCCCTTCGGCCAGTCGGTCTTCGCTGTGGCGCGGCGCCCGCTCGAGCCGTAG
- a CDS encoding glycosyltransferase family 2 protein, translating into MKLSILMPVYNEERTLAHALERVLAVDYGCDMELVIVNDGSVDGTGKILDGITDPRVTRHDHAQNAGKGAAIRTAAGLATGDYVIMCDADLEYAPEEIPGLLRPVLDNEASVVYGTRSFGSHTAFSFWYVMGNKGVTMAANVLYDAWISDLETCFKLLPLDLYRALDVRSAGFGMEAELTGKLLKSGVRPYEVPISYKARRREEGKKLTWKDGVEALWILGRLRVTYRPPAPVEQALAGRAV; encoded by the coding sequence GTGAAGCTGTCGATCCTCATGCCCGTGTACAACGAGGAGCGCACGCTCGCGCACGCCTTGGAGCGCGTGCTCGCGGTCGATTACGGCTGCGACATGGAGCTCGTGATCGTCAACGACGGCAGCGTGGACGGGACCGGAAAGATCCTCGACGGAATCACGGACCCGCGGGTCACCCGCCACGACCACGCCCAGAACGCGGGCAAGGGCGCCGCTATCCGAACGGCCGCGGGCCTCGCCACCGGTGATTACGTCATCATGTGCGACGCGGACCTCGAGTACGCGCCCGAGGAGATCCCCGGGCTGCTGCGCCCCGTTCTGGACAACGAGGCCTCGGTGGTCTATGGCACGCGCAGCTTCGGCAGTCACACCGCCTTCTCCTTCTGGTACGTCATGGGGAACAAGGGTGTGACGATGGCCGCCAATGTTCTTTATGACGCGTGGATCAGCGATCTCGAGACGTGCTTCAAGCTGCTGCCGCTGGACCTGTACCGCGCGCTCGACGTGCGCTCGGCGGGCTTCGGCATGGAGGCCGAGCTGACCGGCAAGCTGCTCAAGAGCGGGGTGCGCCCCTACGAGGTGCCGATCAGCTACAAAGCTCGCCGTCGCGAAGAGGGCAAGAAGCTGACCTGGAAGGACGGCGTCGAGGCGCTCTGGATCCTCGGCCGGCTCCGCGTCACCTACCGGCCGCCGGCGCCCGTCGAGCAGGCCCTCGCCGGCCGGGCGGTCTGA
- a CDS encoding ATP-binding protein produces MDPVRNPYAPGAGQRPPELAGRDRELDVFDVVLERVARGRPERSLVLVGLRGVGKTVLLNTLRSAALQRLWGTGKIEARPGQSMRGQLSSALFMAVREIAPRHRSPDRVEEFLSVLKAFALKSGNGKWHPGIDGLAARGRADTGDLEIDLVELLGDAAAVAGDVGTGIALFIDEMQDLPGGDVDALCGACHELSQTGGPLVVVGAGLPHLPAVLSASKSYSERLFRYARIDRLDRDAADRALVAPAADEDVEYSEDALDALYAATEGYPYFVQAYGKAAWDVAPSSPITAADVRVGLPEAERELAVGFFGSRYERATPAEREYMRTMAELGGESADGPVSTSAVATALGRKPASLSPVRDGLLKKGLVYSAERGSVSFTVPHFGRYLRQQGE; encoded by the coding sequence ATGGACCCGGTCCGCAACCCGTACGCCCCTGGAGCCGGTCAGCGGCCGCCCGAGCTCGCCGGGCGCGATCGAGAGCTCGACGTGTTCGACGTGGTGCTCGAGCGCGTCGCCCGCGGCCGGCCGGAGCGCAGCCTCGTGCTGGTCGGGCTGCGCGGCGTGGGCAAGACCGTCCTGCTCAACACGCTGCGCAGCGCTGCCCTGCAGCGGCTGTGGGGCACGGGCAAGATCGAGGCGCGGCCGGGCCAGTCGATGCGCGGGCAGTTGTCGAGCGCGCTCTTCATGGCGGTTCGCGAGATCGCTCCCCGTCACCGTTCACCCGACCGGGTCGAGGAGTTCCTGTCGGTCCTCAAGGCGTTCGCGCTCAAGAGCGGCAACGGCAAGTGGCACCCGGGGATCGACGGGCTGGCGGCGCGGGGGCGAGCCGACACCGGCGATCTCGAGATCGACCTGGTGGAGCTGCTGGGTGACGCCGCGGCCGTGGCCGGCGACGTGGGCACCGGCATCGCCCTGTTCATCGACGAGATGCAGGACCTGCCGGGCGGGGACGTCGACGCGCTGTGCGGAGCGTGCCACGAGCTGAGCCAGACCGGCGGCCCGCTGGTGGTGGTGGGGGCGGGGCTGCCGCACCTTCCGGCGGTGCTCAGTGCGAGCAAGTCCTACTCCGAGCGCTTGTTCCGCTACGCGCGCATCGACCGGCTCGACCGGGACGCGGCGGACCGAGCGCTCGTCGCGCCCGCTGCTGACGAGGACGTCGAGTACTCCGAGGACGCGCTCGACGCCCTGTACGCCGCCACGGAGGGCTACCCCTACTTCGTGCAGGCCTACGGGAAAGCGGCGTGGGACGTGGCGCCGAGCTCCCCCATCACCGCGGCGGACGTTCGCGTCGGACTTCCCGAGGCGGAGCGGGAGCTCGCGGTCGGGTTCTTCGGCAGCCGCTACGAGCGTGCGACCCCGGCCGAGCGCGAGTACATGCGGACCATGGCCGAACTGGGAGGTGAGTCCGCCGACGGGCCGGTATCGACCTCTGCCGTGGCCACGGCCCTCGGCCGAAAGCCGGCGAGCCTGTCGCCGGTGCGCGACGGCCTGCTCAAGAAGGGGCTGGTCTACTCGGCGGAGCGAGGCAGCGTGTCGTTCACCGTGCCGCACTTTGGTCGGTACCTCCGCCAGCAGGGCGAGTGA
- a CDS encoding acyltransferase family protein, with protein MARRWPVGITVALTAAVSALGLFVEDRTFGPASPNVSLVPYLLVILLGRWVYLWHSDRLATLPAVGAGVAVLVLYTLSQRHFVGADAYSGAYPRWLAALWATVLFLALLRFVTSGPWRPIAFVADISYGLYLFHIPVMWVVLPIVSPNGTRLTLGFTCTAAALVLVAWASERFVERPVRRGARATLARWHGRKGVDRVAVPSLRGA; from the coding sequence CTGGCGCGGCGCTGGCCGGTCGGGATCACCGTCGCCCTCACCGCTGCGGTCAGCGCCCTGGGGCTCTTCGTCGAGGACCGGACATTCGGGCCCGCGTCTCCCAACGTCTCCCTCGTGCCGTACCTGCTCGTCATCCTGCTGGGCCGGTGGGTCTACCTGTGGCACTCCGACCGGCTCGCGACGCTGCCGGCCGTCGGGGCAGGCGTGGCCGTGCTCGTCCTCTACACCTTGTCCCAGAGGCACTTCGTCGGCGCCGACGCCTACTCGGGCGCCTACCCGCGCTGGCTGGCGGCCCTGTGGGCGACCGTCCTGTTCCTCGCACTGCTGCGGTTCGTCACGTCCGGCCCGTGGCGCCCGATCGCTTTCGTCGCAGACATCAGCTACGGCCTCTACCTCTTCCACATCCCCGTGATGTGGGTGGTGCTGCCGATCGTGTCGCCGAACGGCACACGGCTGACCCTCGGGTTCACGTGCACAGCCGCGGCCCTCGTCCTGGTCGCCTGGGCGTCCGAGCGGTTCGTCGAGCGGCCGGTGCGCCGGGGTGCGCGGGCGACGCTGGCGCGGTGGCACGGCCGGAAGGGCGTCGACCGGGTCGCAGTGCCGTCGCTCCGGGGAGCCTGA
- a CDS encoding GDP-L-fucose synthase family protein, giving the protein MEPAVQSTLPRSARIYVAGHRGLVGSAIYRHLVAEGFSDVVSRSSKELDLRDRGAVDAFFDDQRPDYVVLAAAKVGGIVANNTYPADFLSDNVRIQVNVLDAAARVGVRKLLFLGSSCIYPKFAEQPIREDSLLTGLLEPTNDAYAIAKIAGVLQVQALRRQHSLPYVSAMPTNLYGPGDNFDLQNSHVLPALIRKVHEAKQRGDKEYVVWGTGTPRREFLHTDDLSRAVLTLLERYDEPAPINIGVGEDVTIRELAETVADVVGFDGEIVFDTTKPDGTPRKLLDVSRINALGWKAEIGLRDGIASTYRWFLDNVDSARL; this is encoded by the coding sequence ATGGAACCGGCGGTCCAGTCCACGCTGCCCCGCAGTGCGCGCATCTACGTCGCGGGGCATCGCGGCCTCGTCGGCTCCGCGATCTACCGCCACCTGGTCGCCGAGGGCTTCAGCGACGTGGTCAGCCGCAGCTCCAAGGAGCTGGACCTGCGCGACCGGGGGGCCGTCGACGCCTTCTTCGACGACCAGCGCCCCGACTACGTGGTCCTCGCGGCCGCGAAGGTCGGCGGCATCGTCGCGAACAACACCTACCCCGCGGACTTCCTGAGCGACAACGTCCGCATCCAGGTCAACGTGCTCGACGCCGCCGCGCGCGTCGGCGTGCGCAAGCTGCTCTTCCTCGGGTCCAGCTGCATCTACCCGAAGTTCGCCGAGCAGCCCATCCGCGAGGACTCGCTGCTGACGGGGCTGCTGGAGCCCACGAACGACGCCTACGCGATCGCGAAGATCGCGGGCGTCCTCCAGGTGCAGGCATTGCGGCGGCAGCACTCGCTGCCCTACGTGTCGGCGATGCCCACCAACCTCTACGGCCCCGGCGACAACTTCGACCTGCAGAACTCCCACGTGCTGCCCGCGCTGATCCGCAAGGTGCACGAGGCCAAGCAGCGGGGGGACAAGGAGTACGTCGTCTGGGGGACGGGGACCCCGCGCCGGGAGTTCCTGCACACCGACGACCTGTCCCGCGCGGTCCTCACGCTGCTCGAGCGCTACGACGAGCCGGCCCCGATCAACATCGGCGTCGGGGAGGACGTCACGATCCGCGAGCTCGCCGAGACGGTGGCCGACGTGGTCGGCTTCGACGGGGAGATCGTCTTCGACACCACCAAGCCCGACGGCACGCCGCGCAAGCTGCTCGACGTGTCCCGGATCAACGCCCTCGGCTGGAAGGCGGAGATCGGTCTGCGCGACGGCATCGCGAGCACGTACCGCTGGTTCCTCGACAACGTGGACTCCGCCCGGCTGTGA
- a CDS encoding glycosyltransferase family 4 protein, translating into MRVLVAHNYYRSAIPSGENRVVDLEIGALRAAGHDVVTYLRSSDEIPGMAPAEKVRAAVSPVSSPRAAADVRHLLAESPVDVMHLHNPYPLISLDVVRAARAAGVPVVQTVHNHRHTCMKGTYQREGHDCRDCLTHRSPWPGVHHACYRDSRAQSAVMAAALLRHRSTYQLIDRFIALTPEIEASLLASGFPASRITIKPNSVPDPGPASSLGEGFAFVGRLSEEKGVLALIEAWSRFEPGSLGRLRIAGDGPARDEVDRLAASRPDIDVLGRVEPDAVADLLATSAALAVPSLWAEALPLVVLEALAAGRALLVTDMGGLPGVVDDEVGLVVPPSVDGLADGLVALARDREGLTRRGAAARARYLTRYHPSVVTESLVAVYTAARNERS; encoded by the coding sequence ATGCGTGTCCTCGTCGCCCACAACTACTACCGATCGGCGATACCGTCGGGCGAGAACCGGGTCGTGGACCTCGAGATCGGGGCGCTCCGAGCCGCAGGGCACGACGTCGTCACCTACCTGCGCTCGAGTGACGAGATCCCTGGGATGGCCCCTGCCGAGAAGGTGCGCGCCGCCGTGTCGCCCGTCAGCTCCCCCCGCGCGGCCGCGGACGTCCGCCACTTGCTGGCCGAGTCGCCCGTCGACGTGATGCACCTGCACAACCCGTACCCCTTGATCTCCTTGGACGTGGTCCGCGCGGCCCGGGCGGCAGGCGTGCCCGTGGTGCAGACGGTGCACAACCACCGGCACACGTGCATGAAGGGCACGTACCAGCGCGAGGGGCACGACTGTCGGGACTGTCTGACCCACCGCTCGCCCTGGCCCGGGGTGCATCACGCGTGTTACCGCGACTCCAGGGCGCAGAGCGCGGTGATGGCGGCAGCCCTGCTACGGCACCGCTCGACATATCAGCTCATCGACCGTTTCATCGCGCTCACCCCCGAGATCGAGGCCAGCCTGCTGGCGAGCGGCTTCCCGGCCTCCCGGATCACAATCAAGCCGAATTCCGTACCCGACCCCGGCCCGGCGAGCTCGCTGGGCGAGGGCTTCGCCTTCGTTGGGCGGCTCTCGGAGGAGAAGGGGGTGCTGGCGCTGATCGAGGCCTGGTCCCGCTTCGAGCCAGGCAGCCTCGGTAGGTTGCGCATCGCCGGCGACGGCCCCGCTCGGGACGAGGTCGACCGGCTCGCCGCGAGCAGACCGGACATCGACGTGCTGGGCCGTGTCGAGCCGGACGCGGTCGCGGACCTCCTGGCGACCAGCGCGGCGCTCGCGGTTCCCTCGCTGTGGGCCGAGGCGCTCCCGCTGGTCGTCCTCGAGGCACTGGCCGCCGGTCGTGCCCTGCTCGTCACCGACATGGGTGGCCTGCCGGGAGTCGTCGACGACGAGGTGGGCCTCGTGGTGCCACCGTCGGTGGACGGCTTGGCTGACGGGCTCGTGGCGCTGGCACGCGATCGGGAGGGGCTCACTCGGCGAGGTGCGGCCGCTCGGGCCCGCTACCTGACGAGGTACCACCCGAGCGTCGTGACCGAGAGCCTGGTCGCCGTGTACACGGCAGCGCGGAACGAGCGCTCGTGA